In Ostrea edulis chromosome 4, xbOstEdul1.1, whole genome shotgun sequence, a single window of DNA contains:
- the LOC125668594 gene encoding E3 ubiquitin-protein ligase RNF144A-like, translating into MATYTAGNNSVDLAIDPLITCQLCLMECSLREMYELKDCKCLYCEKCMRQYLQVLITDGSILTITCPDAKCKKQGRMEAPEIESLVDASLFARYHRLRHQREIELDPNRTFCPEVGCETVCHVCSTSSGEHYSPIPVDCPECGLQFCSVCKAKWHETRTCDDVMFSGRQEDAGIPYNSREDAMIKRCPVCRVPIERNDGCAQMMCKRCKHVFCWYCLASLDHDFLLRHYDKGPCKNKLGHSRASVIWHRTQVVGIFAGFGVLLLVASPFLLLAAPCILCCKCKLCKCCEEDDDVIDVVTA; encoded by the exons ATGGCTACCTACACAGCTGGGAATAATTCGGTGGATCTTGCCATAGACCCGCTCATCACATGCCAACTTTGTCTGATGGAGTGTTCCCTGCGGGAAATGTACGAGCTGAAGGATTGTAAATGTCTCTATTGTGAAAAG TGCATGAGACAGTACCTGCAGGTGTTGATTACCGATGGCAGTATTCTAACAATTACATGTCCTGATGCCAAGTGTAAAAAGCAAGGGAGGATGGAAGCTCCAGAG ATTGAGTCTCTTGTAGATGCAAGTTTGTTTGCCAGATATCACAGACTAAGGCATCAAAGAG aGATTGAGTTGGATCCCAATCGTACCTTTTGTCCGGAGGTGGGCTGTGAGACTGTGTGTCATGTTTGTAGCACGTCGTCAGGGGAACACTACAGTCCCATTCCTGTAGACTGCCCAGAG TGTGGACTCCAGTTTTGTTCAGTGTGTAAGGCGAAGTGGCATGAGACCAGAACATGTGATGACGTTATGTTTAGTGGCAGGCAGGAGGATGCTGG AATTCCCTACAACAGCAGAGAAGACGCAATGATCAAGCGGTGCCCAGTGTGTCGTGTACCTATAGAACGGAACGATGGTTGTGCTCAGATGATGTGTAAACGCTGCAAACACGTCTTTTGCTGGTATTGTCTGGCCTCACTAGAT CACGACTTTCTTCTCAGACATTATGACAAGGGACCATGTAAAAACAAACTTGGGCATTCCAGAGCATCAGTTATTTGGCACAGAACACAG GTGGTTGGGATCTTTGCTGGCTTTGGAGTCCTGCTCTTGGTTGCCTCCCCTTTCCTGCTCCTGGCGGCACCGTGTATTTTATGCTGTAAATGTAAGCTGTGTAAATGCTGTGAAGAAGATGACGATGTCATTGATGTTGTGACAGCATGA